CATATTTGTGTCTACTTTTATAGTATAGCTCCAGTTTTAAAAAATGTTGTTTTCCCCACACCATTTCGTCCCACGATGCCATAAATTTTTCCTTGTTCAAAAGTTACAGGTGACAGATCGAGCACATTGTGTGCTTGATAAGAGAAGCGGAGATTTTGAATGTTCAGCGTCATGTTTTTCCTTCTTTCATTTTATGAATAATTTTATCATGGCTGAGCCCCTTTTACAAGCCAATCCATGAAGTGTAATCACATATTTACAGCTTTGTTTATTGCGAGAAATATTACATTTAATGAAAAAGAATTTAGGGAAACAGATGTGCAGGAAAGTTCCTCTTTTGTTATAATAGGAGAGCAAGACTAGACTGGAATTGAGAGAATAAATGAATCCTTTATTAAATGGAATGAATGAAAAACAAGCAGAAGCAGTA
This window of the Lactococcus garvieae subsp. garvieae genome carries:
- a CDS encoding ATP-binding cassette domain-containing protein, which produces MTLNIQNLRFSYQAHNVLDLSPVTFEQGKIYGIVGRNGVGKTTFFKTGAIL